One window of the Natrinema sp. CBA1119 genome contains the following:
- a CDS encoding amidohydrolase, producing MSYEARNRLRELRREFHRHPEPGWREFRTTGRVVEELERIGVDEIAVGRDALATDERMAVPPAAELEPWIERAREAGVRSDVLERTADGHTGVIATLEQGEGPCIGLRVDLDAISMRESDESEHRPAAEGFRSEHDGYMHACGHDAHLAMALGTLEAVKESEFDGTLTVFFQPAEEISGGGKAMAESGYLDDIDYLLALHIGLDHPTGEVVAGIEKPLAMAHLTATFEGASAHAGKAPNEGANAMQAAATAIQNAYGIPRHSDGLTRVNVGRIEGGTASNVIAEEVTIEAEVRGGTTALMEYTRTELERVCYAAAEMHDCDVTPRVISESPRVDSHPALRDLVGNVAWEVEGVDRVIPSEEFGVSEDVTYLMQRVQDGGGLASYVLVGTDHPTSHHTPTFDIDEESLEIGVTLLTETATELSRRRP from the coding sequence ATGTCCTACGAAGCGCGAAACAGATTGCGCGAATTACGGCGGGAGTTCCACCGTCATCCCGAACCGGGCTGGCGCGAGTTTCGGACCACCGGTCGGGTCGTCGAGGAACTCGAGCGGATCGGCGTCGACGAGATCGCCGTCGGCCGCGACGCGCTGGCGACGGACGAGCGCATGGCCGTGCCGCCGGCGGCGGAACTCGAGCCGTGGATCGAGCGCGCCCGCGAGGCGGGCGTTCGGTCGGACGTTCTCGAGCGCACGGCCGACGGTCACACTGGCGTTATCGCGACCCTCGAGCAGGGGGAGGGCCCCTGCATCGGGTTGCGCGTCGATCTCGACGCGATTTCGATGCGGGAATCCGACGAGAGCGAGCACCGGCCGGCCGCCGAGGGATTCCGGTCCGAACACGACGGCTACATGCACGCCTGCGGCCACGACGCCCACCTCGCGATGGCGCTGGGGACGCTCGAGGCGGTCAAAGAGAGCGAGTTCGACGGGACGCTGACGGTGTTCTTCCAGCCCGCCGAGGAGATCTCCGGCGGCGGGAAGGCGATGGCCGAGAGCGGCTATCTCGACGACATCGACTACCTCCTCGCCCTTCACATCGGCCTCGACCATCCGACGGGCGAGGTCGTCGCCGGCATCGAGAAGCCGCTGGCGATGGCACATCTGACCGCGACGTTCGAGGGGGCGAGCGCCCACGCAGGGAAGGCCCCGAACGAGGGGGCCAACGCCATGCAGGCGGCGGCGACCGCGATTCAGAACGCCTACGGGATCCCCCGGCACAGCGACGGGCTGACCCGAGTGAACGTCGGCCGAATCGAGGGCGGGACCGCGAGCAACGTCATCGCCGAGGAGGTCACCATCGAAGCCGAGGTCCGCGGCGGGACCACCGCGTTGATGGAGTATACGCGCACGGAACTCGAGCGCGTCTGCTACGCCGCCGCCGAGATGCACGACTGCGACGTCACGCCGCGGGTGATCAGCGAGTCGCCCCGCGTCGACAGCCATCCCGCGCTCCGCGACCTCGTGGGGAACGTCGCCTGGGAGGTCGAGGGCGTCGATCGGGTGATTCCGAGCGAGGAATTCGGCGTGAGCGAGGACGTGACCTACCTGATGCAGCGCGTCCAGGACGGGGGCGGGCTCGCGTCATACGTCCTCGTCGGTACCGACCACCCGACGAGCCACCACACGCCGACCTTCGACATCGACGAGGAGAGCCTCGAGATCGGGGTGACGCTGCTCACCGAGACGGCGACCGAACTCTCCCGCCGGCGGCCGTAG